One segment of Paenibacillus sp. FSL R7-0337 DNA contains the following:
- the rsgA gene encoding ribosome small subunit-dependent GTPase A yields MINLKTYGYTEIEEIPSGLLPGRITELRRERFTVITERGELTAVLKGTFYHSAESREDFPCVGDFVLLHPNKSGDSLIVTLLPRRSKFSRANYSGHAAGYTKTILEQVVAANFDYVFILSSLNWDFNVTRMMRYLTQARQSGGQPVVILTKADLTEDYSLPLAEVRQSMPDVPVHAVCSHNGLGLHELDAYLKPGSTIVFLGMSGVGKSSLLNALMEQDVMKVSSIREEDSRGRHTTTHRQLFMLPSGAMVIDTPGMRELGLFDADEGISAGFADVEDLFTRCRFSDCRHESEPGCVVLAALADGSLTHERWERYKAQQQENRFVQNRTHYLRHKDAQNQSAAMQRKQMKKNGGRKK; encoded by the coding sequence ATGATTAATCTAAAAACCTATGGATATACAGAAATAGAGGAAATTCCTTCAGGGCTATTGCCCGGCAGAATTACAGAGCTCCGGCGGGAGCGCTTCACAGTAATCACAGAGCGGGGTGAGCTAACCGCTGTACTCAAAGGCACATTCTATCATAGTGCTGAATCGCGTGAAGACTTCCCTTGCGTGGGGGATTTCGTCCTGCTGCATCCGAATAAGAGCGGAGATTCGCTTATTGTTACGCTTCTCCCCCGCCGTTCCAAGTTCTCGCGGGCGAATTATTCCGGCCATGCCGCAGGCTATACCAAAACCATTCTGGAGCAGGTCGTGGCCGCCAACTTCGATTATGTCTTCATCCTGTCTTCCCTGAACTGGGATTTCAATGTCACCCGGATGATGCGGTACCTGACCCAGGCCAGACAGAGCGGCGGCCAGCCGGTCGTCATTCTGACCAAGGCTGATCTCACCGAAGACTACAGCCTACCGCTGGCAGAAGTCCGGCAGAGCATGCCGGATGTTCCGGTGCACGCCGTGTGCAGTCACAACGGTCTCGGTCTACATGAGCTTGATGCCTACCTCAAGCCAGGTTCAACTATCGTCTTCCTCGGCATGTCCGGGGTCGGCAAATCGTCGCTGCTTAATGCGCTGATGGAACAGGATGTCATGAAGGTTAGTTCGATCCGGGAGGAAGACAGCCGGGGACGGCATACGACGACCCACCGTCAGTTGTTCATGCTCCCCTCGGGAGCAATGGTGATCGATACCCCAGGGATGCGTGAACTAGGGCTGTTCGATGCCGACGAAGGCATCTCTGCAGGCTTCGCGGATGTAGAAGACTTGTTCACCAGATGCCGGTTCAGCGACTGCCGCCATGAGTCCGAGCCGGGCTGTGTGGTGCTCGCCGCACTGGCGGATGGTTCCCTGACGCATGAACGCTGGGAGCGCTACAAGGCCCAGCAGCAGGAGAACCGGTTCGTTCAGAATAGAACACACTATCTCAGGCACAAGGATGCCCAGAATCAGTCAGCTGCGATGCAGCGTAAGCAAATGAAGAAAAACGGAGGACGAAAAAAATGA